One segment of Terriglobia bacterium DNA contains the following:
- a CDS encoding carboxylesterase family protein, whose product MAASGPLIIAEDGAFRGVATATMDQFLGIRYAQAPVGDLRWRPPRKPERVVGIQDATQFGNHCPQPTSPFGLASATEDCLFLNVFTPVRHASHDGDRDHGRLPVMFWMHGGALVVGESDDYNPQRLVEQGVVVVTINYRLGALGFLAHPALSAEAADPDSDGDADHAPASGNYGIMDQQLALKWVKRNIAAFGGDPKNVTIFGESAGGLSTFSNLVSPLAKHLFDRAIVESGAYRLNLPSLATAEAQGSAFATAEGCTAQTAACLRALTVGQILAKENPAGYVTNVDGRVIPQSIDTALASGEFNRVPVINGSNHDEWRLFVALNDVFAGIIPTPGNYPQIIAATLGIPVAATGPIVALYPSGTTTLSTELALGAVGTDAIFACPAHFASALTAQFVPTFAYEFNDENAPEDFLPFAGFPYGAAHASELQYLFDLRAAFPTTPLNADQRQLAGNMVQYWTAFAANGNPNQPSTPNWPVFSVAETDMQSFVPPTPETEFNFAVDHKCAFWDAAAGRTLP is encoded by the coding sequence ATGGCCGCATCCGGCCCGCTGATAATCGCCGAAGACGGCGCCTTTCGCGGTGTGGCGACAGCCACCATGGACCAATTTCTGGGGATTCGTTACGCTCAAGCTCCGGTGGGAGATCTTCGCTGGAGACCGCCCCGCAAGCCCGAGCGGGTGGTTGGCATCCAGGACGCGACCCAGTTTGGGAATCACTGTCCTCAGCCCACGTCCCCGTTTGGTCTTGCCAGCGCGACGGAGGATTGCCTTTTCCTGAATGTCTTTACTCCCGTGCGACACGCTAGTCATGATGGAGACCGCGATCATGGCCGCCTTCCTGTGATGTTCTGGATGCACGGTGGCGCGCTGGTGGTTGGTGAAAGCGATGACTACAATCCCCAGCGTTTGGTGGAGCAGGGCGTGGTTGTGGTTACGATCAACTACAGGCTTGGAGCTCTGGGGTTTCTTGCGCATCCGGCATTGAGCGCTGAAGCCGCCGATCCTGACAGCGACGGCGATGCGGATCATGCGCCGGCTTCTGGCAACTACGGCATCATGGACCAGCAGTTGGCGCTCAAGTGGGTGAAGCGGAATATCGCTGCGTTTGGAGGCGACCCAAAGAATGTGACGATCTTCGGCGAGTCGGCCGGTGGGCTCAGCACGTTCAGCAATCTTGTTTCACCTTTGGCGAAGCACTTGTTTGACAGGGCAATTGTGGAGAGCGGCGCCTACCGCCTCAATCTGCCGAGCCTGGCGACAGCGGAAGCACAAGGGAGTGCATTCGCCACAGCCGAAGGATGCACCGCACAAACTGCGGCGTGCCTGCGCGCTCTCACGGTCGGGCAGATACTGGCGAAGGAGAATCCGGCCGGCTACGTGACCAATGTGGATGGCAGGGTGATCCCGCAGTCGATCGATACGGCGCTTGCCAGCGGTGAGTTCAATCGCGTGCCGGTGATCAATGGCAGCAACCATGACGAATGGCGGCTGTTTGTCGCCCTGAATGACGTTTTTGCCGGCATCATTCCCACGCCCGGCAATTATCCGCAGATCATTGCCGCGACGCTTGGGATTCCAGTGGCAGCCACAGGGCCGATCGTCGCTTTGTATCCGTCAGGGACTACGACGCTGAGTACCGAACTGGCGCTGGGAGCGGTTGGCACGGACGCGATTTTTGCATGCCCCGCACATTTTGCCAGCGCGCTTACCGCTCAGTTTGTGCCGACCTTTGCCTACGAGTTTAATGACGAGAATGCGCCGGAAGACTTCCTGCCCTTTGCAGGTTTTCCTTACGGCGCGGCGCATGCATCTGAACTCCAGTACCTTTTTGACTTGCGAGCTGCGTTTCCAACGACGCCCCTCAATGCCGATCAGCGGCAACTTGCAGGAAATATGGTGCAATACTGGACAGCATTCGCCGCCAACGGCAATCCCAATCAGCCAAGCACGCCGAACTGGCCGGTGTTCAGCGTGGCGGAGACGGACATGCAGTCATTTGTGCCGCCTACGCCGGAGACCGAGTTCAACTTTGCTGTTGATCACAAATGCGCATTTTGGGACGCGGCCGCAGGGAGGACACTACCGTAA